The Fructilactobacillus ixorae genome has a window encoding:
- a CDS encoding ABC transporter permease, producing the protein MNLMQKQPTKFVSNVITMTYRNLLKTFHNPDSLLDVVVQPVLFMVLFGYLFGGAIAGNVNNYLPIIVPGILMQALLSAASGSGTQISYDMHTGIYTRFKSLPISPLAPLAGQLLADIFRLVLAAVAAIVTGYLMGWRSQSGFGWLIVVIILDVFLGWALSWIFALYGLIAKSATMVESISLMTMLLLIFLSNAFVPVQTLPRFMRFLVKINPVSYVISASRTILNHGFWPSDAWIVLGAGVLTVLVCSPLTVIVYNYKNNK; encoded by the coding sequence ATGAATTTAATGCAAAAGCAACCAACTAAATTTGTTTCGAACGTTATTACGATGACTTACAGAAATCTATTGAAAACTTTTCACAATCCCGATTCTTTGTTAGATGTTGTTGTTCAACCAGTATTATTTATGGTGCTGTTTGGTTATTTATTTGGGGGAGCAATTGCAGGGAATGTTAACAACTACCTGCCAATTATTGTTCCAGGAATTTTAATGCAAGCGTTACTTTCCGCAGCATCAGGATCAGGGACTCAAATTAGTTATGACATGCATACAGGGATTTATACGCGTTTCAAGTCACTCCCAATTTCCCCACTAGCACCATTGGCAGGGCAATTATTAGCAGATATTTTCCGATTGGTATTAGCGGCAGTTGCGGCGATAGTAACGGGATATTTAATGGGGTGGAGATCTCAGTCTGGGTTTGGGTGGTTAATTGTAGTGATCATACTGGATGTTTTCCTTGGGTGGGCGCTTAGTTGGATTTTTGCACTATATGGCTTAATTGCTAAAAGTGCAACCATGGTTGAAAGTATCTCATTGATGACAATGTTGCTCTTGATTTTTCTTTCCAATGCCTTTGTTCCGGTTCAAACACTACCACGCTTCATGCGATTTTTAGTCAAAATTAATCCCGTTTCATATGTGATTAGCGCTTCCCGGACCATTCTTAATCACGGTTTTTGGCCTAGTGATGCGTGGATTGTTTTAGGAGCAGGAGTATTAACCGTATTGGTCTGTTCCCCACTGACAGTAATTGTTTATAATTACAAAAATAATAAATAA
- a CDS encoding ATP-binding cassette domain-containing protein, which yields MENENAVAVEKLTKSFKGHKVVDQISFNIHRGEIFALLGPNGAGKTTIIKMLTTLLKPTNGSIKIFGHDVETNAMEVRSLFGLTIQSTSLDEDLSAYENLMIFSRLNGLSRSAAKVRTNELLKEFDLVDSAKKTLNNFSGGMRRRLDLAISLIDRPQLIFLDEPTTGLDPRTRAQMWATIRNLVDAGSTILLTTQYLEEADQLADWVALIDHGKLVALGTPDKLKEQVGGLNLVLTFKEQTQAVVAKQLLAPAVSLVKSPAKQTITIALEKVGDVAQILNQLAEKQLEVTKIDVQYPSLDDVFFALTVGKN from the coding sequence ATGGAAAATGAAAATGCAGTAGCAGTTGAGAAACTAACCAAGTCCTTTAAAGGTCACAAGGTTGTAGATCAAATCTCTTTTAATATTCATCGGGGAGAAATCTTTGCCTTATTAGGTCCCAATGGCGCTGGGAAAACGACCATCATAAAAATGTTAACGACTCTTTTAAAGCCAACGAATGGTTCGATAAAAATATTTGGACATGATGTAGAGACTAATGCTATGGAAGTTAGATCGTTGTTTGGATTAACTATCCAATCAACGTCTTTAGACGAAGATCTTTCGGCTTATGAAAACTTAATGATTTTTAGCCGGTTAAATGGCCTTTCTCGGAGTGCCGCTAAGGTTAGAACGAATGAGCTACTTAAAGAATTTGACCTAGTTGATTCTGCGAAGAAAACATTGAACAATTTTTCTGGAGGAATGAGACGAAGATTAGATTTGGCAATCAGTTTAATTGACCGTCCGCAGTTAATTTTTTTAGATGAACCCACTACGGGACTAGATCCTCGTACTAGAGCACAAATGTGGGCAACAATTCGAAACTTAGTTGATGCCGGCTCGACCATTCTCTTAACCACTCAATACCTAGAGGAAGCAGACCAATTGGCTGATTGGGTGGCACTCATCGATCATGGTAAATTGGTGGCGTTAGGAACACCGGACAAGCTAAAAGAGCAAGTCGGGGGACTTAATTTGGTGTTAACGTTTAAAGAGCAGACGCAAGCAGTGGTGGCCAAACAATTGCTTGCGCCCGCGGTTAGTCTGGTTAAATCACCAGCCAAGCAAACCATTACGATTGCGTTAGAAAAAGTAGGTGACGTTGCTCAAATTTTAAATCAATTAGCAGAAAAGCAACTGGAAGTTACCAAAATTGACGTTCAATATCCGTCATTAGATGATGTCTTTTTTGCGTTGACAGTTGGGAAAAACTAG
- a CDS encoding MarR family winged helix-turn-helix transcriptional regulator: protein MDKLIKKQQLAAKLFEFTVLQDLDNEQSERHLPAFKGQNKILVALSEEENISQKDLADRLGISVQSVAEFVAKLLKKGYITKKKAPQDGRIQLVKLTDKGRKEAEKSRFYIPPYLDDLSASEQEQLLQIIDKLNLRIKNNLRVSGLKNIGTKLRLNNLDKKIK from the coding sequence TTGGATAAACTAATCAAAAAACAACAACTAGCAGCCAAATTATTTGAATTTACGGTGCTCCAGGATTTAGATAACGAACAATCCGAACGCCATTTGCCGGCTTTTAAGGGCCAAAATAAAATTTTAGTGGCACTAAGTGAAGAAGAAAATATTTCCCAAAAAGACCTGGCTGATCGCCTCGGAATTAGCGTACAATCAGTTGCCGAATTTGTGGCTAAACTGCTGAAAAAGGGCTATATTACCAAGAAAAAAGCTCCTCAAGACGGCCGGATTCAGCTAGTTAAATTAACCGACAAAGGCCGAAAGGAAGCGGAAAAAAGCCGATTTTACATCCCCCCCTATCTCGACGATTTAAGTGCTTCTGAACAAGAGCAATTGTTGCAAATTATCGATAAACTGAATCTTAGAATTAAAAATAATTTACGCGTCAGTGGGCTTAAGAACATTGGAACGAAACTACGCCTGAATAATTTAGATAAAAAAATAAAATAA
- a CDS encoding AbrB/MazE/SpoVT family DNA-binding domain-containing protein produces the protein MTIKSSTISKKGQVVIPADLRKELGLNAGDKVNFVKRDGVVMVEKASSADVWNSVLDKMTVKRNRVTEDEKAILVDPKHDDPDFVDWALHG, from the coding sequence ATGACAATTAAATCAAGTACCATTTCAAAAAAAGGACAAGTGGTTATCCCTGCTGATTTGAGAAAAGAATTAGGATTAAATGCTGGGGATAAAGTTAATTTTGTTAAACGTGATGGAGTTGTGATGGTGGAAAAGGCCTCATCTGCTGATGTTTGGAATAGTGTTTTAGATAAAATGACCGTTAAGCGTAATCGTGTAACAGAGGACGAAAAGGCAATTTTGGTTGATCCAAAGCATGATGATCCAGATTTTGTAGATTGGGCTTTACATGGATAA
- a CDS encoding Fic family protein: protein MANLPDKYEFNLAENRRYAQDTLIQLVHTISRFEGVKTTLTQTKMIIDGMSVQGVPVADILTIVNLKRGWQYITNLSHPLDLQVEKEINRIVAAEDSLDPGSFRSGAGNVDLGLGKSFEPPLVNEKQEQVFLNKTLQDTSLSTTDRALTIMYHNMRNQIFWDGNKRSAVLAANKIMIDGGAGLINVPLTKWGKWTTLISNYYLTGKINKLKKWTYNHGVQGF, encoded by the coding sequence TTGGCAAATTTACCCGATAAATATGAATTTAATCTAGCAGAAAACAGACGTTACGCCCAGGACACCTTGATCCAGCTAGTACACACTATTTCTCGTTTTGAAGGAGTCAAAACGACGTTAACGCAAACCAAAATGATCATTGATGGTATGAGTGTCCAGGGCGTCCCGGTTGCAGATATTTTAACGATTGTTAATTTAAAACGGGGCTGGCAATATATTACTAATTTAAGTCATCCCCTAGATTTACAGGTCGAAAAAGAAATTAATCGTATTGTGGCCGCTGAAGATTCACTGGATCCGGGTAGTTTTCGATCGGGAGCTGGGAATGTTGATTTAGGCTTAGGAAAGTCATTCGAACCTCCGCTAGTTAATGAAAAGCAAGAACAGGTTTTTTTAAATAAAACTTTACAAGATACTAGCTTAAGTACTACTGATCGGGCGCTCACGATTATGTACCACAACATGCGAAATCAAATTTTTTGGGACGGAAATAAGCGGTCTGCAGTTTTAGCAGCTAACAAAATCATGATTGATGGGGGAGCCGGTTTAATTAATGTTCCATTAACCAAATGGGGTAAATGGACTACGCTCATCAGTAATTATTATCTAACTGGCAAGATAAACAAATTAAAAAAATGGACTTATAATCATGGAGTGCAAGGATTTTAA
- a CDS encoding ABC transporter permease, with protein MHKILVVAKNVFLTRILKPTYYWMIIAPIILAIGAILFNQYVNNQSKTNKPEIAVIAPDSIKKTIMNENRSYAIKQHVQTVKEGKRLMIDGPLDGVLYIGKDFKSTKYIYNNLSDKKNPLPDIQNDINSARAMITASNLNLSRNDLNNLFGNTKIKQVDYNSGTKREKPVYNGYTGTELFSEAVVILMFFLLTSYISITGTEIGKEKGDHVLESVIASIPPKDHFSGKMLGISYLMIFQIFIYAMLFGIAKIFLRIIGKQKWLDLSIFRGITAQYAIITVLLMITAIMLYVLFAALVASFVSRNEDISQATSIVSSCMLVPYFISFLTQETPNNTISVSLSFIPFISHSIMPIRLSKFATGYSSGWISLFVNIIAVIIMYLITSKVYSKNVFNYSKDKPLKNMLRLATGK; from the coding sequence ATGCATAAAATCCTAGTTGTTGCTAAAAATGTTTTTTTAACTCGAATTTTAAAACCTACTTATTACTGGATGATTATTGCACCAATTATTTTAGCAATCGGTGCAATTTTATTTAACCAATATGTTAATAATCAGAGTAAAACAAATAAGCCAGAAATAGCAGTTATTGCTCCCGATTCAATCAAGAAAACAATTATGAATGAAAATAGATCATATGCCATCAAACAGCATGTACAAACAGTTAAAGAGGGTAAAAGACTTATGATTGATGGACCGTTGGATGGGGTCTTGTATATAGGTAAGGATTTTAAAAGTACAAAATATATTTATAACAATTTATCCGACAAAAAAAATCCACTGCCTGATATTCAAAATGATATCAATTCAGCAAGGGCAATGATCACGGCAAGTAATTTGAATTTAAGTAGGAATGATCTAAATAATCTTTTTGGGAACACCAAAATTAAACAAGTAGACTATAACTCGGGTACAAAAAGAGAAAAACCTGTTTATAATGGCTATACTGGAACAGAATTATTTAGTGAAGCAGTAGTAATTTTAATGTTTTTCCTCTTAACTAGTTATATCAGTATAACTGGGACAGAAATTGGTAAAGAAAAAGGTGACCATGTTTTAGAGAGCGTAATCGCATCAATCCCACCTAAAGATCATTTTTCCGGAAAAATGTTAGGAATTAGCTATTTAATGATATTTCAAATCTTTATCTATGCAATGTTATTTGGGATTGCTAAAATCTTTTTGAGGATAATCGGCAAGCAAAAATGGCTTGATTTATCTATTTTCAGAGGAATCACAGCTCAATACGCCATAATTACAGTATTATTAATGATTACAGCAATCATGTTATATGTACTATTTGCCGCCTTAGTTGCATCTTTTGTATCAAGAAATGAAGATATCTCACAAGCAACGAGTATTGTTAGTTCTTGCATGCTAGTTCCATATTTTATTAGTTTTTTAACCCAGGAAACTCCTAACAATACCATCTCTGTTTCACTATCATTTATTCCTTTTATTTCTCATAGTATCATGCCTATCAGACTATCTAAATTTGCTACTGGTTATTCCTCAGGTTGGATATCGCTTTTTGTCAATATAATTGCAGTAATAATAATGTATCTGATTACTTCTAAAGTGTACTCAAAGAATGTCTTTAATTACTCTAAAGACAAGCCACTCAAAAACATGTTAAGATTAGCGACTGGCAAGTAA
- a CDS encoding ABC transporter ATP-binding protein: MLNINNVTKRFNDTVALDNLSLNLYSGEILGLIGKNGAGKSTTFKLILNFIEPDSGSIYLDNHKLSKNDLDQIGYMPEERGLYLDMSVKQQVLYFAELHDYDKDKALKGLDYWMRRLEVKGFINYKIKALSKGNQQKIQLMAAFIHQPKLLILDEPFSGLDPINIEILISAVKELQENGTAIIFSSHDMRNVEQLSNKLLLLNNGKTILNDDLIKIKDKFGKTNLYIEGPFKKDDLIDLPNLVKIAKDYSGYHLTFTSKEAAFNALVNLKNKYELSGYRLFNPSMDEIFKMKITKKEGKNA; this comes from the coding sequence TTGTTAAATATAAATAATGTAACTAAAAGGTTTAATGATACAGTGGCTTTAGACAACTTATCCTTAAACTTATATTCAGGCGAAATACTAGGTTTAATTGGTAAAAATGGAGCTGGTAAATCCACAACCTTTAAGTTGATTTTAAATTTCATAGAACCCGACTCGGGATCAATCTATTTAGATAATCATAAATTATCTAAAAATGATTTAGATCAAATCGGCTACATGCCGGAAGAACGTGGTTTATATCTGGATATGTCTGTTAAGCAGCAAGTATTATATTTTGCTGAACTTCATGACTATGATAAAGATAAAGCACTTAAAGGGCTTGATTATTGGATGAGAAGGTTAGAGGTTAAAGGTTTCATTAATTACAAAATAAAAGCTTTATCAAAAGGAAATCAACAGAAAATCCAATTAATGGCTGCTTTTATTCATCAACCTAAACTTTTAATTTTAGATGAACCTTTCTCTGGATTAGATCCCATTAATATAGAAATCTTAATATCAGCAGTGAAGGAATTACAAGAAAACGGGACAGCTATCATTTTTTCTTCACATGATATGAGGAATGTTGAACAGTTATCAAATAAGCTCCTGCTTTTAAATAATGGTAAAACAATTTTAAATGATGACTTAATTAAAATTAAGGATAAATTTGGAAAAACTAATCTATACATTGAGGGCCCGTTCAAGAAAGATGATCTAATAGACTTGCCTAATTTAGTAAAAATAGCAAAAGACTACTCTGGATATCATTTAACTTTTACCAGTAAGGAAGCAGCGTTTAATGCTCTGGTTAATTTAAAAAATAAATATGAATTAAGCGGATACCGATTATTTAATCCTAGTATGGATGAAATTTTTAAAATGAAAATTACAAAAAAGGAAGGTAAGAATGCATAA
- a CDS encoding hydroxyethylthiazole kinase: MKTNLLQAIQTNQPIILNVANQVTPQRVADAINYLGASPMMVADPLEAADLTNLATAVVLNLGSTNPQSQAMMLNAGKTANELNRPVIFDPVAVGATSLR; this comes from the coding sequence ATGAAAACTAATTTATTGCAGGCCATTCAGACTAACCAACCAATTATTCTTAACGTCGCCAATCAAGTTACCCCGCAACGGGTCGCAGATGCAATTAACTACCTTGGTGCTTCACCAATGATGGTGGCAGACCCACTCGAGGCAGCTGATTTAACTAACCTAGCAACTGCCGTCGTTTTAAATCTGGGATCAACTAATCCACAATCTCAAGCAATGATGCTTAACGCCGGAAAAACCGCTAATGAATTAAACCGTCCCGTTATTTTTGATCCCGTTGCCGTCGGAGCAACTTCGCTACGTTAG
- a CDS encoding SA1002 family membrane protein — protein MIISIIILISLLLAIGFIAGRSQDKFLFLKSGVYFFLMEITSSIALLISVSGVYFLMVKLLHYHIRILTFCLAATFIGGILNFYVIRWLKFFKNSNSLLVMQVEYYIQWTTIALTLYQFLTGSRANLKVFAKAGISAENLDINTLNLMVLPLLLVSWISIAMIKIYLTDRGH, from the coding sequence ATGATAATTAGCATCATTATTTTAATTAGCTTATTACTAGCCATCGGGTTTATTGCCGGTCGCTCGCAAGACAAATTTTTATTTTTAAAGTCCGGTGTTTACTTCTTTTTGATGGAAATCACGTCCAGCATCGCACTCCTAATCTCTGTCAGTGGTGTCTATTTTCTCATGGTCAAACTGTTGCACTACCACATTCGAATTCTCACTTTCTGTCTCGCCGCCACGTTTATCGGTGGGATTCTCAACTTTTATGTCATCCGCTGGTTAAAATTCTTTAAAAACTCTAACAGCTTGTTGGTTATGCAAGTTGAGTATTACATCCAATGGACTACCATTGCCCTGACCCTCTATCAATTTTTAACGGGCTCTCGTGCCAATTTAAAGGTCTTTGCCAAGGCAGGGATTTCCGCCGAAAATTTAGATATCAACACCCTTAATCTAATGGTTTTACCCCTGCTGTTGGTCAGCTGGATCTCAATCGCCATGATTAAGATTTATTTAACGGATCGGGGCCACTAG
- a CDS encoding ECF transporter S component, whose amino-acid sequence MKHWLAAWHLKNIILVTLIGIVTGLIFWIMNPIYTAVTALMTPMGLAPFAGAALLGFWTISGPLALLVVRIPGSGLLAELLGSVVEMLLGGIWGAATLISGVVQGVGSELGFAVTGYKNYSWLSVTLTSITTTIVTFGFQLLKHDYAGFSAGLIVALFLVSLVSVFLFSGVLSLLIARMLERAHLLEK is encoded by the coding sequence ATGAAACATTGGTTAGCAGCTTGGCATTTGAAAAACATTATTTTAGTTACTTTAATCGGAATCGTGACCGGATTAATTTTCTGGATTATGAATCCAATTTATACGGCGGTGACGGCCTTGATGACGCCCATGGGGTTAGCACCATTTGCTGGGGCTGCGTTACTAGGTTTTTGGACCATTTCGGGACCGTTGGCCTTATTAGTCGTACGGATTCCCGGCTCCGGGTTGTTAGCAGAATTACTCGGATCTGTGGTAGAAATGCTCCTCGGCGGTATTTGGGGCGCAGCAACTTTGATTTCCGGGGTAGTCCAGGGAGTTGGTTCTGAACTCGGGTTTGCGGTGACCGGCTACAAAAACTACAGTTGGCTGAGCGTGACGTTAACTTCGATTACGACGACCATTGTGACGTTTGGGTTTCAGTTGTTAAAACATGATTATGCTGGCTTTAGCGCTGGGTTGATTGTGGCGTTGTTTTTAGTGAGTTTGGTGTCAGTATTTCTCTTCAGTGGGGTATTATCACTGTTGATTGCACGGATGCTGGAACGGGCGCACTTGTTAGAAAAATAA
- a CDS encoding cytosine permease: protein MNNSKYAVQVIPENERNMNYWDMFATWFGANANNGTWFLGGVVAACGLMGGTLATLIAGVLAYLFLSMMGYVGYQTGETTTVLSRGSFGIRGSLIPSLINITLFLGWTAVNTFIAATSLAFIFHSLFKWPLFGQPGGNLGMIVGIAIMSVLHILSIVAGQRSVQLVERIGVILVIIFVILETIVVFKNVSLTDLLHYHVPASQKMALGLGIDTIAAAGLGWVTGGADFTRFTRSKHVAVSAPFWGALLGLLSFILIGICTTISVALTSGSYDANNSDPSIIANKLGLGFIAMIVIVLTSMTANAVNIQAGASALNNVFHKVSFNKALVIITVVSMLLTFVPLLSGSFLAAFIAFLDYTGMLLGPIIAIMCVDYFCLNRDNYTPETLANPKGPLWYQGGYNVIAVGTLVVGVVVYLLLKQLPLIQATIGATFITMALSAVVYYGCSRAFGLEKKHSIR from the coding sequence TTGAATAATAGCAAATACGCGGTTCAGGTCATTCCGGAAAACGAACGGAACATGAATTACTGGGATATGTTTGCGACCTGGTTTGGGGCGAACGCGAACAACGGAACCTGGTTTCTCGGCGGGGTCGTGGCCGCCTGTGGCTTAATGGGGGGCACCCTGGCCACGCTGATTGCCGGCGTGCTGGCCTACCTCTTTTTGAGTATGATGGGGTACGTTGGTTACCAAACGGGGGAGACCACTACGGTGCTTTCCCGGGGTTCATTTGGAATTCGGGGCAGTCTGATTCCTTCGTTAATCAACATTACCCTCTTCTTGGGCTGGACGGCCGTGAATACTTTTATTGCTGCTACGTCCCTCGCTTTTATTTTTCACAGCCTGTTTAAATGGCCACTATTTGGCCAGCCCGGTGGTAACCTGGGCATGATTGTCGGGATTGCCATCATGAGTGTGTTGCACATTCTAAGTATTGTAGCCGGGCAACGTTCCGTGCAGCTGGTGGAACGAATTGGGGTCATTTTAGTCATTATTTTTGTGATTTTAGAAACGATTGTGGTGTTTAAAAACGTTTCGTTGACCGATTTACTTCACTACCACGTTCCCGCCTCCCAAAAGATGGCGTTGGGACTGGGCATTGATACGATTGCCGCCGCGGGACTAGGCTGGGTCACTGGTGGGGCCGATTTTACCCGGTTTACCCGCAGTAAACACGTAGCTGTTAGTGCGCCATTCTGGGGGGCGTTGCTGGGACTACTTAGCTTCATCCTGATTGGAATTTGTACCACGATTAGCGTGGCGCTGACGTCAGGCAGTTACGATGCTAATAACTCTGATCCTAGTATTATTGCCAATAAGCTTGGCTTAGGCTTCATCGCCATGATCGTAATTGTGTTGACGAGCATGACTGCTAATGCCGTTAACATTCAGGCCGGCGCCTCCGCTTTGAACAATGTGTTTCACAAGGTGAGTTTTAATAAGGCCCTCGTAATCATCACCGTGGTTTCGATGTTATTGACCTTTGTGCCGTTATTGAGTGGGAGTTTCCTGGCGGCTTTCATTGCCTTTCTAGACTATACCGGGATGTTACTAGGCCCAATCATCGCCATCATGTGTGTGGATTACTTCTGCCTGAACCGGGATAACTACACGCCAGAGACGTTGGCAAATCCCAAGGGGCCGTTATGGTATCAGGGTGGCTACAATGTGATTGCCGTAGGAACTCTAGTGGTAGGGGTGGTTGTCTACCTGCTGTTGAAGCAGCTGCCGCTGATTCAGGCAACGATTGGGGCGACCTTTATTACAATGGCACTCTCGGCCGTGGTTTACTACGGCTGTTCCCGGGCCTTTGGTTTGGAAAAAAAGCACAGCATACGGTAA
- a CDS encoding S-4TM family putative pore-forming effector — protein MCGKNYILFSEHQNNEDMINLLLLQRKKYSFAKKISTIPFLLSVILIFIKSYSYYTTIFSIVFSIISFIIIRISKNKVKNAATIQELFDTSLYKLPWNNILVGEKPQVDYLENYKESKKKTLKNWYKIPEEYKNKNEIILNCQCQNLKWDKNLNLLLFISIILFFIVIWIISIWRNYSLVSILIVFFPALTQVISHIFNILDIYTSENTLIKRINKLKEKEYSKTDLRQIQDYLFIIRCNTTMTPDLIYKIYYFLFMLIMQKIICIKY, from the coding sequence ATGTGTGGAAAAAACTATATTCTTTTTTCAGAACATCAGAATAATGAAGATATGATTAATCTTCTCTTATTGCAAAGAAAAAAATACTCATTTGCAAAAAAAATTAGTACAATACCATTTCTATTATCAGTAATATTAATTTTTATAAAATCATACTCATATTACACTACCATCTTTTCCATTGTTTTTTCAATAATATCTTTTATTATAATTAGAATATCCAAAAATAAGGTGAAAAATGCAGCCACTATTCAAGAATTATTCGATACATCACTATATAAACTTCCATGGAACAATATTTTAGTCGGTGAAAAACCACAAGTAGATTACCTGGAAAATTATAAAGAAAGTAAGAAAAAAACATTAAAAAATTGGTATAAAATACCTGAAGAATATAAAAATAAGAATGAAATAATATTAAATTGTCAATGTCAAAATTTGAAATGGGACAAAAATCTCAATTTATTACTATTTATTTCAATTATATTATTTTTTATAGTTATCTGGATTATAAGTATATGGCGTAACTATAGTTTAGTTTCTATTCTAATAGTATTTTTTCCAGCATTAACACAAGTAATATCACATATATTTAATATTTTAGATATTTATACCTCCGAAAATACATTGATAAAAAGAATAAACAAATTAAAAGAAAAAGAATACTCCAAAACAGATTTAAGGCAGATTCAGGATTATTTATTTATAATAAGATGCAACACTACTATGACTCCCGATTTAATTTACAAAATATATTATTTTTTATTTATGTTGATAATGCAAAAAATAATTTGTATTAAGTATTAG
- a CDS encoding MFS transporter: MPTPQPLPSLKFRQIFWLSFGLLGAQMSLGLENSQLGRLLQTFGASPQLLAFLFLIPPLTGMLTQPVLGKFSDATWLPRVGRRLPYLLGGTMLADVTLVLLPNVGDWGLSTPLVLSIGATLVLLYIVAANACVAPFKILIGDMVNSEQKGQVTALQSIMVNGGGILAAITPWLLSQLGIANTAPAGVAPLTIKLVFYLTALLLTVCTILTVLHVHEYAPAELERYQGPSRPTPPSSWALIRQAPPIFWAIALVQGLAFVAFALLWTYGAGTVAANVYQATNPASAAYQQGGNLFGVLSGIYALTAAVMAIGLARVPRHHQVRALGLTLAVGAVGFVGVGILHSVVGMVVAFMLIGVGWAGIIIYPLAFVMDAVPAQNAGVYQGLFNAQVCVPQIVASLFSVVILPLIGNSLPTLMLVGSLFWIAGTAAVGLVRLP; encoded by the coding sequence ATGCCCACCCCGCAACCATTACCATCCCTTAAGTTTCGCCAAATCTTCTGGTTGAGCTTTGGCCTTTTGGGAGCGCAAATGTCGCTAGGCCTCGAGAATTCGCAATTAGGGCGCTTATTGCAGACGTTTGGCGCGAGTCCCCAGTTATTAGCGTTTCTCTTTCTGATTCCCCCGCTAACGGGCATGCTTACCCAGCCCGTTTTAGGTAAATTTTCGGATGCAACGTGGCTACCCCGCGTAGGACGACGCTTACCCTATCTACTCGGGGGGACGATGCTAGCTGATGTCACATTAGTGCTACTCCCCAATGTCGGAGACTGGGGCCTTTCAACCCCGTTAGTTTTAAGCATTGGTGCCACGCTCGTGTTACTGTACATCGTGGCCGCAAATGCTTGCGTGGCCCCCTTTAAAATTCTGATTGGGGACATGGTGAATAGTGAACAAAAGGGTCAGGTCACGGCACTACAAAGTATCATGGTAAACGGTGGGGGCATTCTCGCGGCAATCACCCCCTGGCTGTTATCCCAACTGGGGATTGCGAATACCGCCCCAGCTGGAGTGGCTCCGCTCACGATTAAATTGGTTTTTTACCTGACGGCGTTGCTTTTAACCGTTTGTACCATTTTAACCGTGCTGCATGTGCACGAATACGCCCCGGCGGAACTTGAACGGTACCAAGGCCCATCGCGACCCACCCCGCCTAGCAGTTGGGCATTGATTAGACAGGCGCCACCGATTTTTTGGGCAATTGCGTTAGTGCAGGGTTTGGCGTTTGTGGCCTTTGCGCTTCTATGGACGTATGGCGCGGGGACGGTTGCTGCCAACGTTTACCAAGCAACGAACCCGGCGAGCGCAGCCTATCAACAAGGCGGGAACTTGTTTGGGGTCTTGTCAGGAATTTATGCTTTGACAGCCGCAGTGATGGCCATTGGACTAGCCCGAGTTCCTCGTCACCATCAAGTTCGCGCCTTGGGGCTGACATTAGCCGTTGGGGCCGTGGGCTTTGTCGGAGTCGGAATCTTGCATTCAGTTGTCGGAATGGTGGTCGCCTTTATGTTAATTGGAGTTGGGTGGGCTGGCATCATTATTTATCCCCTGGCCTTTGTGATGGATGCCGTTCCTGCCCAGAACGCCGGCGTGTACCAAGGGTTGTTTAATGCGCAGGTGTGCGTGCCCCAGATCGTTGCTTCGCTGTTCAGTGTGGTGATATTGCCGCTAATTGGGAATTCCCTGCCAACGCTGATGTTAGTCGGTAGCCTCTTTTGGATCGCGGGGACGGCCGCCGTAGGCTTAGTAAGATTACCCTAA